The DNA sequence CGCTGATGGTCACCACCTCGATGTCCGCGGACATCCCGCCCGACCCGCTGGTGCGCCGCGTCCGCAAGGACGAGATGGACGTGATCATGCCGGCGTGCGTGGCGATGTTCACCGAGGAGGTCGGCGTCTCGCCGCTCGCGGGCGACGGCGGGCTGCTCTACCAGGCGCGGGTCGCCGAGCTGGTCTCCGCCGGGCGTTCCTTCGCCCGCGTCGAGGACGGCCGGGTGGTCTTCAAGGCCGAGATCGGCGCGGCCACCCCGCACGCCTGCCAGATCCAGGGCGTCTGGGTCGCCCCCGAGTACCGCGGCCGCGGCCTCTCCGAGACCGGGATGGCGGCCGTGCTGCGCTATGCGCTGGGCGAGGTGGCCCCCGTGGTGAGCCTCTACGTCAACGACTTCAACACCGCGGCCCGCGCCGCGTACCGTCGGGTCGGCTTCCGGGAAGTCGGCGCGTTCATGAGTGTGCTGTTCTGATCGACGGGCCAGTAGGGTGCCGCCCATGCTGCATCTGCCCGGGGGGCGGACCCCGGAACCCGAAGACGTCGTCGTCGGGCCGCTCGACCTCGCCGCACGCGTGGACGAGGCGCTCGCCGTCCAGGCCGTCGCCTTCGGGCTGACGGACGAGGAGGTCGGCGTACGACGGCATATCGTGCTGCGCCACCTCAAGAGCCCCGGTGCCCGCGCGCTCGGCGCGACCACCCCCTCCGGGCGGCTCGTCGGCTTCGTCTACGGCATGCCCAACGACCGCACGCACTGGTGGTCCACGGTCGTCCAGCCGTATCTGCGCGCGGCCGGGCACGAGGACTGGCTGGACGACTCGTTCGTCATCACCGAACTCCATGTCCACCCCGACTACCAGAACCGGGGCATCGGCCGGCGGCTGATCACGACCATCACGGACGGCGCCGCCGAGCCCCGCTCGATCCTCTCCGCCATCGACACCGACAGCCCGGCCCGCGCGCTCTACCGCTCACTGGGCTACGGCGACCTCGCCCGCCCCGTGCTCTTCCCGAGCGCCCCGAGCCCGTATGCCGTGATGGGAGCCCCGCTGCCGCTGCGCCGCTAGCAGGAACCCCCTGGCCCCCCGGCCGGCGGGCCGCTGGCCCCCGGCG is a window from the Streptomyces luomodiensis genome containing:
- a CDS encoding GNAT family N-acetyltransferase; the protein is MLHLPGGRTPEPEDVVVGPLDLAARVDEALAVQAVAFGLTDEEVGVRRHIVLRHLKSPGARALGATTPSGRLVGFVYGMPNDRTHWWSTVVQPYLRAAGHEDWLDDSFVITELHVHPDYQNRGIGRRLITTITDGAAEPRSILSAIDTDSPARALYRSLGYGDLARPVLFPSAPSPYAVMGAPLPLRR
- a CDS encoding GNAT family N-acetyltransferase; its protein translation is MLTTSTTRVLEPHELDSALAVLDRDPVSNAFVAARVQVAGLDPWRLGGEMWGWYSGGRLESLCYAGANLVPICATREAVRGFAERARRAGRRCSSIVGPADTTAELWSLLEPSWGPAREVRAHQPLMVTTSMSADIPPDPLVRRVRKDEMDVIMPACVAMFTEEVGVSPLAGDGGLLYQARVAELVSAGRSFARVEDGRVVFKAEIGAATPHACQIQGVWVAPEYRGRGLSETGMAAVLRYALGEVAPVVSLYVNDFNTAARAAYRRVGFREVGAFMSVLF